The proteins below come from a single Triticum aestivum cultivar Chinese Spring chromosome 5D, IWGSC CS RefSeq v2.1, whole genome shotgun sequence genomic window:
- the LOC123125211 gene encoding dehydration-responsive element-binding protein 1B produces the protein MPALSTGAPRRTSRPGLIQPPLCQRSKSHFMSSSTKFDRSVDAASPSDDQEQGLHQTVSSDPPTRPAGRTKLKETLHPVYRSGLAGGWLCELRVHGTKGSRFWHGHGTFATAETAARALALSGCDACLNFADSACWMLPVLAAGSFGFSSAHVFKDAVATAVVAVQRKQPLVSPADMAD, from the coding sequence atgccggCGCTCTCCACCGGAGCACCGCGGCGAACAAGTAGACCAGGCCTCATCCAGCCACCGCTGTGTCAACGCAGCAAGTCACACTTCATGAGCTCCTCCACTAAATTCGATCGATCCGTGGACGCCGCGTCCCCGTCCGACGACCAGGAGCAAGGGCTGCACCAAACAGTGTCGTCGGATCCGCCGACGCGACCGGCGGGGCGCACCAAGCTCAAGGAGACGCTCCACCCGGTGTACCGTAGTGGCCTGGCCGGGGGATGGCTGTGCGAGCTGCGCGTGCACGGGACGAAGGGTTCCAGGTTCTGGCACGGGCACGGCACCTTCGCCACCGCTGAGACGGCGGCGCGCGCGCTCGCGCTATCAGGCTGCGACGCCTGCCTCAACTTTGCCGACTCCGCCTGTTGGATGCTGCCCGTTCTCGCGGCCGGGTCGTTCGGCTTCAGCAGCGCACATGTGTTCAAGGACGCCGTGGCCACCGCCGTCGTGGCAGTCCAGCGCAAGCAACCGCTGGTGTCTCCGGCGGACATGGCCGACTAA